A region of the Oncorhynchus gorbuscha isolate QuinsamMale2020 ecotype Even-year linkage group LG02, OgorEven_v1.0, whole genome shotgun sequence genome:
caactgcaccagcaccTCACCAACGCCACGCCACGGGTTACCCAGGGCACGCACAGCCAGCATtgggggaaggacagaggagggtggaggtggaGCCAGAGGGGCATGGGCAAGCTCCAGTCCCAGCCTGAACGGATCTTGTTCCACTACACCCACCCTGAGACCTAAGCCCACCAGAGCTCCAACCCCAGCTAAGATCACTCTCAGCCTGGCCCGCTACACCCCCAACCCAGCCACCTCCCCAGCCCCAagcctctcctccagctctggTCATGGCTCAGAGTGTGGACTAGTCGGAGGGGCAATGGGAGGTGTAGCGATCTGTTCTTACACCCGCGTCCCTCAGAGAGTATCTGTGTCGGGTTCCCCTAGTGACTACGGCTCCTCAGACGAGTATGGCTCCAGCCCTGGAGAGCACTCCCTACTGGTCCCCAGTCTACCTGGGGGGTCCAATGGTGGAATGGGACACCATGCTCATGGAGAGGGCTCTTCCAGCTACATAGTGatgggccagagagagagcctcCCTGGGTCCCATCAGCGTCCTCAGGGCCGCAGGATGCTGCGGCGCTCCTCCAGCAGGGAGTGTGAGGCAGAGCGCAGACTCCTCAGCAAGAGGGCCTCCCTGCCCCTGACTGCCCACGAATGCCTGGCCCCTCgtaggaaggaggaagaggaggatacgGACCAAGAGTATGCCGTCATGTCACGGAGTGTTAGCAGGGACGCCTTTGTGTCACGGCGGCGCGGATCAGGAGGCTTTGCAGCAGGGGGCTTGGAAGCAGGGGCCGTCGTTGGGGAGACCCAGGTGAGGGTTGATGTGGTCCGAGGACAggcgggaggaggaggagcgggACCAGTGGACAGTGGCTACATGTCCATGTTACCTGGAGTGACGGCTCCTCCTTTTTCCCTCTCCTTGTCTGTGGCCGTGTCTGACGTCAGCGCCAAGCCTGGGGCTGATGATGAGTACATGGCCATGACCCCCAACAGCAGCGTGTCCCCCCCCGAGCACATCTGTCTGCCTGTTTCCGAGGGCTACATGGTCATGTCCCCCAACAGTAGCTGCTCCCCAGACATGCATGGAATGGCCATATGGGGGAGCCGGGGCAGCATGGAGACCCGGGCTGGCAGTGACTACATGAACATGTCTCCTATCAGCATCCGCTCGGCTTGCAGCACACCCCCCTCGCAACCTGAACAGAACCCGCTACAACACAAGATGGTCTACTCCTACTTCTCTCTGCCACGATCCTACAAACACACGCTCTCCACACGCTTTGAGGATGACTTGGATCAAGGGAAAAGTAAGGAGGGGGGTCATAGTGACCAAGACAGTGCTGGAAATCGGGGTGGACAAGTGGGCTACAGCAAGAGGGACACAGCCACAGTTGGCCCTGCAGGAGGCTGtcaactctccctctcctcttcctccttctcttccagcTCAGCTAGCAGTGAGAGCCTGGAGGATCGGCCCATGTCAGTGGCAGCTGGGGGAGGGCTACGACTAACAAGAACAGGGCCAGGGTTCAGGAACGGGGGAGCACGCTCTAAGGATGGATCCTATCAGCAGAAACGTGTATCGCATGGCCCAGGGGGCCAGCAGAGGAAGCCTCGTCCCCTCAGTGTGTCTGTGGACATGTCTAAAGCTAACACCTTGCCCAGGGTTAAGGAGAACCTCTTTCCCACAGAGCCTCAGAGCCCCGGGGAGTATGTCAGCATAGTGTTCAGGGGTGGTGACGTGGGGGGTAGGAGAGGGGGCCAGTGGGGGCCAGAGCACGGACTGTCAGTGACCCATGGAACCCAGAGGCCCCGTCACCGTCCAGCCCTCTGCCACGGTGGCTCCACCAACCTCCCCCGCAGCTTCTCTGCACCGCTGGCCACCTCCGCTGCCTTGGCTGCCTCTACTGAGTATGTCAACATGGATTTGGGGTTGGGAAACTCCCCTTGCCCCTCCACTGGGACCCCTGTTAAATCACCTTTTTGCCCGCCCCCAGCTATTGCCCCCAAGCCCCCAGTTGTGGCCCGTAATAGGCCCTCTCCTAGGGCAGCAGAGGGCAATGTAGGTGGGCATAGGGCTGCAGTGCCAACAGACTTACCCACTTCATATACAAACTACATAGAGATGGCCTTCAGCATAGTTTCAGAGCCTAACCCTGCTGCGCCCGCCATGCATGCTGCCCAAGCTACATCAATGGAGCAGGAATCAGGCTTGGACTTCCCCTCAGCAAGGTCCTACGCATCTCCTGACCAGAACCAGAGCAGCAGGCTGGCCAGAGACAGGGTTGGCAGGGGCGACCAACTGGGACGGAGACGCCACCGCTCTGAGACATTCATCattactcctccccctctcccactccagCTGTCCTCCTCAGGCTCCTTGTTCTTGGATAGTGCCCAGGCAGCAGCACCTCATCGACAAGGAGGACTAGAGAGGGGTTCACCATGGGAGAAAGCCCGGTCAGATGCAGCATCCCAGGCTTCGTCCTCTGGGTCTTCTAAACAAGGCCTTAACTACATTGATCTGGATCTGGCCTTTAATAAGGACAGCCCTCAAAATGAACTGGAGGGGGGAGCCACTGCCCCCCATAACATCTTCGCTGCAGTCCACAATGGGGCTGGTGGGGGAGTCATGATGGGAGACATTACTGGTTTGGGGAACAACCCTGGCTACGCCAGTATTGATTTCTTCAAATCAGAGGAGCTGAGGGCACTTCACCAGAGCAGCAGGAAAGATGGAAAAGGTACTcaacacctgttctctctctgtgttatcactcaaacacacactaaTGGGTATGTTAGTAATTTATTTTACCAAAAATAGGGTGTCTTGTCCTtaaatctgctcctgcattcatcccagtcatcagcaacagagcattgtgATACAttgtctgacatcaatgtgtgcgTAAATACAATGATAATTTAATTTGgtcaataaaaatatatatatacagtaccagtcaaaagtttagacacatctactcattctaggatatttctttatttttactattttctacattgtagaataatagtgaagacatcaaaactatgaaataacatatggaatcatgtagtaaccaaaaaagtgttgaacaaatcccaaaatattttatattagattcttcaaagtagccaccgtttgccttgaagacagctttacacactcttggccttCTGTTATGACGCTGGGTGTCAGATAAAGTGTTACCGAAATCTTTGTTATGGAGTAAATTTCTTGCACACaatttcttcaaatcaaattttacgcATGCACTGTGAAATGCTTCTTTacttccttacaagcccttaaccaacaatgagaaagaaaaataagagttaagaaaatatttactaaatcaaTTGAAGTAAAGAAATGTATACAAAAAATTGCAGGGTTGAGGCTCAGAGTTGAGGTGTTGGCCGGCATCCTTACTTAAAATGACTTCTGCCTCCCTTGAGTTGAAAAAGCATATTATATCACCATCAGAGTTAGCAAGGGCAAAGTCATTTCTATACAGAGGGAAGCATGTAACACAAATACTCCTTTCTCAAATAAACCCTGTCACCTTTTTGTCCTTCTCTGAGCAGCCTGGTCTCCTAGAATACacgtaacatagtaaacttaAATCCGTGACACTCAAATTACGTTACATTTGATATGGTCACATAAAACAGATGGTTACTCAAGGAAAAATCAAAAGTGGAGTGGATAGGTGGGCGTATAACGCAAATGTCTACCAACACAAAGGTTGTGTTCAAATCTCATCGTGGATAACtttagcatttgagctaattagaAACTTTGCAACtaattagcatgttagctaacccttcccccaaccttaacccttttaactaacccttcccctaaccctaactttaacccctttaatctaactcctaaacctaaccctaacccctaacccatagcctaggtaacattagccagctagctagaatttgtaacatatgATACATTTAGCAtattcgtaacatataatacaaattgtaattcataacatatcatatgaaatgggtgatggacattcACAAAGTAacacatatcatacgaattgtaaCATAGCATATTAAATGGAGAGTCATGGATTACGTACATAATAATACGAAATGCTATGAGATCAGGATGTTCTAGACAATGGATTGTGCTGGCTTATGAAAGCTCAAATGTAGCCCAATGATGGCTGGATAAATAATGGCTTCCATTGTATAGGGGTTGCAGTAGATCGGAGTGGCACTGGCACCCAACTATTATGTAAAATTATTAGCATTAATAGTCTAATAACACAGCAGATGCTGTGTGTGGTAAACTAGCACTGTTTTAGTTTAGAAAACCTGATAAAGGCCTACCCTGGCCCCACCACCTCTGGATTACACTGGTATTTAATTGGGTAGGgagagaaatacacacaataTTTACCTCCCCCTTAATTCTACCCAAATACAGTTAATTAATTCTTAATTCTGGAGTACACACAGAAAAAACGTTTGACTGTTTGTTTTGTTGTAACCTTTACCCTCTTAGCTGTTTTACATGGTGATTGCCTTTATAAATGCTATTGTTACTGTTGCAAGGACGCCCTTTCCTAGAGTGTTTACTGCTGGTCTAATTAATGACTACTTCTCAGGTCAAGGAGACCCTTTAGGCTGATTTACCGTAAGCCGTGTATAAAGAACTGTGGAATACAGGTTAGGTTACATGATATCCTCCTTTAGAACCAGATGACTGAAGTTGAACCATAAACTATGACATGTCTGGTGGTCAGCAGGCTGTGTGTAGAACCATGTCATCCCCTGGGCCCTGACCAGTGTCAGTGGTCTTCATTACCTGTGGTAGAGATTGTTTGCTGtcagcatacagtggggcaaaaaagtatttagtcagccaccaattgtgcaagttctcccacttaaaaagatgagagaggcctgtaattttcatcataggtacacttcaactatgacagacaaaatgagaagaaaaatacagaaaatcacattgtaggatttaatgaatttacttgcaaattatggtggaaaattagtatttggtcaataacagaagtttatctcaatactttgctaTATACTCTTTGCTATATACTCTTTGTtggtaatgacagaggtcaaacgttttctgtaagtcctcacaaggttttcacatactgttgctggtattttggcccattcctccatgcagatctcctctagagcagtgatgttttggggctgttgctgggcaacacggactttcaactccctccgaagattttctatggggttgagatctggagactggctaggccactccaggaccttgaaatgcttcttacgaagccactccttcgttgcccggacggtgtgtttgggatcattgtcatgctgaaagacccagccacgtttcatcttcaatgcccttgctgatggtaggctttgttactttggtcacaGCTCTCTACAGGTTATTCACTAGgtccccatgtggttctgggatttttgctcaccattcttgtgatcattttgaccccacggggtgagatctagagtggagccccagatcgagggagattatcagtggtcttgtatgtcttccatttcctaataattgctcccacagttgatttcttcaaaccaagctgcttacctattgcagattcagtcttcccagcctggtgcaggtctacaatgttgtttcaggtgtcctttgacagctctttggtcttggtcatagtggagtttggagtgtgactgtttggggttgtggacaggtgtcttttatactgataacaagttcaaacaggtgccattaatacaagtaacaagtggaggacagaggatccTCTTaatgaagaagttacaggtctgtgagagccagaaatcttgcttgtttgtaggtgaccaaatacatattttccaccataatttgcaaataaattcattaaaaatcctacaatgtgattttctggatttttttctcatttcgtctgtcatagttgaagtgtacctatgatgaaaattacaggcctctcttatctttttaagtgggagaacttgcacaattggtggctgactaaatactttttttgccccactgtatgtcaaaTAATGACTCCTGAGCCCTGTGTCAGCAGCATGTGCAGTATGTTACAGAGCCTGGAGAAAGGAGACAGGTATTTTTGGTTCTTTGATTTTCCTTACGTCAAAGGAAGTCCTATTCGCTTCGTTTCCTTAGTAATGCCACtgaaagtgttgttgtttttgttctgaTCCTTCTGCCCCCACCCACCCTTGCCAAATTGCCCTGTTCCACCCAGGCTGTTTTCACCTTCACAACCTATTTTCACACTatcttcttcatctcctccttgtTATGAAGCCATTTCATCAACCCCAAGGCGCTTATCCTTTAGTGTGTGATTAAACAGCCCACACAGCTCTTGTGTGGTAACAACAATCATCAAACATAAAGTGGTTACTCCTCTCAGTGCAACATTCAACACTCAGCCAGCCAAATACACTTGATCTATGGATCCTTGTTTTCACCCTAAAGCTTTCAGCCATGTCTGATGTGCAGCTTGGATTCCGGTCTGTGAGAAGAAGTGTTGAGCTGTCTGCCAGGCTGAGGGTTGTATAGCTGTCTGCCAGGCTGAGGGTTGTATAGCTGTCTGCCAGGCTGAGGGTTGTATAGCTGTTTGCCAGGCTGAGGGTTGTATAGCTGCCTGCCAGGCTGAGGGTTGTATAGCTGCCTGCCAGGCTGAGGGTTGTATAGCTGCCTGCCAGGCTGAGGGTTATATAGCTGTCTGCCAGGCTGAGGGTTGTATAGATGTCTGCCAGGCTGAGGGTTGTATAGCTTCCTGCCAGGCTGAGGGTTGTATAGCTGCCTGCCAGGCTGAGGGTTATATAGCTGTCTGCCAGGATGAGAGTTGTATAGCTGCCTGCCAGGCTGAGGGTTGTATAGCTGCCTGCCAGGCTGAGGGTTGTATAGCTGTCTGCCAGGCTGAGGGTTGTATAGCTGCCTGCCAGGCTGAGGGTTGTATAAAGAGAGTCTCATTTTCACAAGTGGGCATTCAGAGAGCGAAGCTAATTGATTTGTCTGCTGGTAATGAGCCATTTCAcatgggtggaggtggaggggccaGGACTGTCGCCAGGTGTTTGTGTTAATGTGTGGGTGTCTTGTTGTCTTTTGGCTTTCACCTGGCAAATACCGTAATAtgttgtgtttgtatgtgttatAGAGATGGATTCCGGAGTACATGATCCATTGACTGGAGGTTCTTTGAAAGGGAACAAAGCCTGCATTGGAATAGAGGATGATGCAGGAGACGAGAGAGGATTCTGGATTGTCATTGACATTTTCTTTACTGCCGTCAAATTGAGATATGAATAGTTGGGGCTGAACGATTTGTATTTAGTTGTGGATGTTGAAATATTGAATTATGGCAACAGAATGCAGATGATTTTGTAGTGGACATGAGTTGGACATGGTCACTTGTTTAGGTAGTAACTATGCCTGCAAACTTTGAAACCAGTGTCTGCCCTCGAGCCAACAGGGAATTTCCTCTTGGTCTAATGCTCTAAGATGTTGGTTGCTCCTGttggagacctgggttcatatCCCGCGTGTTGCACTTTGTAATCAAAAGGAATTAGAGAGAAGAGTGCTGAGAACTCTTGAGGAGTGTGGTAAGAAGGAAAGAGAAGCCCTTATTTCAGCTCTTTACACAAGTGCTTGTGTTGAGAGTTTCCAGCGCTGACTGAGGGAACTACAGAAGCATTAACTGTGACAGTGGAGGGGACATGTGGCTGGTGGGCAGAACAAAACAGCATCACTCCGATCTGAGGTGGATTCACGAAGTCTTTTTGTCTGTGCTTCTTGTGCTGTAGATGAGTAGTGAGTGACCATAGGCTACCCGGTTTAAAAACGGTTTCTTCAGACTGTACAAATATTTTGTTATTTTCAAAATGTATAattatttgatttgatcacaTTATAACGGGTCTGCTGTTGTTATTTTGTTGACTCATATCTAGTGTAGCAGGAGtggaatgtgttgtgttgttgccacCACTGAAACACTTCCCCAGCATGCCAAGCGCCCCTTGTTTTGTGTTTGGGTTTAGTGTTTACTCCCCTTTGCCCTGCTTGGCTCCAATCCTCATCCCCAAGCTGGTTGCTCCCAAGCAGAACCCTGATATCCTTCTGTGTCGTTCTACTTACTCTATAGTGATGCCCACAAACATCCACTTCAACACTTCCACGAGAGATCATTCGTCACAGTGGCCCTGTGACGATTCTCTTTTCTTCCTGAATGTTCTATTGTGCTGTGTGCAATTTGTCTGTTAACTAAACCTGCTTTACTTCAGTGATACACTCACAGatgtaatgttaatttatctTTCAAAACCCATGCTTTTGTAATGCTAAATCCAAGACAGAAATGTAATTTATTTGTTGCAGGCTTTCAAACATGTCACATAATGAAATGGGTGGGGGATTCCGTATAGCTCACTCTCAGACTGAAAAAGATCCTAGTGGCATTGCTAAATGACCTGTGTACAGACAGCGAGGAAGACAAGAAAAACGTTCTATTGATTGACATTACAGTTACAGCCATATGTGAgcgagatggagaaagagatttTCCCAGTAGGCTACGAAGGTGTAAATCCTAGATCCAGGCTTCTCCGTTTCGCTTTTGTTATGATTTGTTTGTTGACATCTACATTTCCTCTTTTCTTTCAGAATGTTAATGATCCATCTTGGTCTGAACATGGCTCCTGGCGTTGAGCAGCACGGTCCTAACTAACTATTGATGGGATTGGTTGGCAACAGTCTTCACCTTCTGACCTTTCTCACTAGAAGAGGAGTAAGAGAGGGGAAGGCAAACCCATTAAATCATCATTAACTCTTTGTCATCCTGTCCAGTTGTTGCTATCCAATACTAATGTGTGCCAAAAGACTACTGGTCCAAACCAACACAACAGGGTTCGCTGAGGTAGAAGAATATAGCCAATCAAGattacttttttttttcttccccttAACATAATCTTATGGAAATTGTTATACAAATGTGAAATAGTAGAAAGGTACATACTAAAAAGTATATAGTATACATATGTTGATGAAAGctacataaataaatacatctatatatatattatactttttaaaaagtgcCTAATGTTTTGTTTGTAGACATTTTTACACAGGGAATCTGGAACTGGTCTGTGAGAGGGAAAACTATGTTTATGTCTCAAATGTCATTTTGTGTTAAGCATATTGTAAATATGTTGAAAATGACAGGAAACAGAGTTTTAGTTATATAGTAAGCATAATCAAACTGCCTTACTGTGTTTGAACTGTGCTAAAAGAATAGCCTCTTTACTTTATGCTGTGCCTCACTCTTCGGCCACAATGAACGCTCTGGTTTCCTCTCCTGCCTGAATCCTACCAGTACCAGCTGGAGCTAAGCCAAAAACCAGCGCTGTATAatgccaaccacacacacacatttgaataGTCATCCGTGTGGTTCAGCTGAGTAGGTGAGGTTGATAGTCTTCACATTTACTGCTGTGACATTTACTACTTGTGTTTGCCAGAATATTATGACACTAACAGGCTGAGAgcggtattgaatgtgtgatCAATGTGATTAAAGAATGCTGTGCGTGCAGGTGCGAGAGAAAGAGCATGATTACAGTGGTGCTGGATATCAGTTATTGAAGATATTTCCAGACCACGTTATGG
Encoded here:
- the LOC124009869 gene encoding insulin receptor substrate 1-B-like, with protein sequence MENHAAELLQQQQSYEDVRKSGYLRKQKSMHRRFFVLREASEEGPARLEYYENEKKFRSKSPVPKKALNLETCFNINKRADSKNKHMIVMYTRGESFAIAADSEDVQNEWYQAMLDLQWKCKNPEDCGSGGECGLPSPPGPTFKEVWQVKVWPKGLGQARNLVGIHRLCLTDKTVNFVKLNSDVAAVVLQLMNVRRCGHSENFFFIEVGRSAMTGPGEFWMQVEDSVVAQNMHETLLEAMKALSEEFRQRSKSQSVGATSGGGTASNPISVPTRRHHPNLPPSQVGFGRRARTETPGAGGANCTSTSPTPRHGLPRARTASIGGRTEEGGGGARGAWASSSPSLNGSCSTTPTLRPKPTRAPTPAKITLSLARYTPNPATSPAPSLSSSSGHGSECGLVGGAMGGVAICSYTRVPQRVSVSGSPSDYGSSDEYGSSPGEHSLLVPSLPGGSNGGMGHHAHGEGSSSYIVMGQRESLPGSHQRPQGRRMLRRSSSRECEAERRLLSKRASLPLTAHECLAPRRKEEEEDTDQEYAVMSRSVSRDAFVSRRRGSGGFAAGGLEAGAVVGETQVRVDVVRGQAGGGGAGPVDSGYMSMLPGVTAPPFSLSLSVAVSDVSAKPGADDEYMAMTPNSSVSPPEHICLPVSEGYMVMSPNSSCSPDMHGMAIWGSRGSMETRAGSDYMNMSPISIRSACSTPPSQPEQNPLQHKMVYSYFSLPRSYKHTLSTRFEDDLDQGKSKEGGHSDQDSAGNRGGQVGYSKRDTATVGPAGGCQLSLSSSSFSSSSASSESLEDRPMSVAAGGGLRLTRTGPGFRNGGARSKDGSYQQKRVSHGPGGQQRKPRPLSVSVDMSKANTLPRVKENLFPTEPQSPGEYVSIVFRGGDVGGRRGGQWGPEHGLSVTHGTQRPRHRPALCHGGSTNLPRSFSAPLATSAALAASTEYVNMDLGLGNSPCPSTGTPVKSPFCPPPAIAPKPPVVARNRPSPRAAEGNVGGHRAAVPTDLPTSYTNYIEMAFSIVSEPNPAAPAMHAAQATSMEQESGLDFPSARSYASPDQNQSSRLARDRVGRGDQLGRRRHRSETFIITPPPLPLQLSSSGSLFLDSAQAAAPHRQGGLERGSPWEKARSDAASQASSSGSSKQGLNYIDLDLAFNKDSPQNELEGGATAPHNIFAAVHNGAGGGVMMGDITGLGNNPGYASIDFFKSEELRALHQSSRKDGKEC